NNNNNNNNNNNNNNNNNNNNNNNNNNNNNNNNNNNNNNNNNNNNNNNacgccagggccaagaagtgggagtgagtgggtaggggagcaaggtggggggagggtataggggacttttgggatagcattttaaatgtaaatgaagaaaatatctaataaaaaaattaaaaaaaaaagaaaagtagggaTTGATTAGTGGGAGATGCACCAACAGCCTCCTAGTAGCTTCTTATATTCTGCATGAGGGCAGAGGAAGTGTGTATGGTCTCTGCAAACAGGGCTTCCCCCATGCTCCTATAACCAGGACTGGAGATGGCTAATAGTATAGATGACCTCTATGCTATATATGATGAAGACCACACGGGATCCTCTTCTTGGCCCTTAAGATAACATGGAAGGCCATCTTTAGAGCCCATCATTATGGAAAAAGTGGCATGTACTTTGAGAAAAGTTTCAATGTAATTATGCCTCCTTGGGCAAAGGGGACTGTGTTACATGAGGAAATAGAGGACTCAGTAGTTGGTGTTGGCTTAGACTTCTAGAGTGTAACACTGggcagtttattttaggcatatttaagcacagtgCAATTTTGATAGAAGTTTCCTGAAGTAGCAGGGTCCTAGGAGGTACTAGCTTATCTTCATCTCCTTCAtagatttttaacttaatttaaacatcatttaaatggacacacagtacacataatGGTGAAGGTTAAGAACTTGTCCCTGttagttttttcttctttggcaGGATATTTGGGCTTTTGTAAACATGGCTGCAGTAGGCATTCTTGTAGGCATGTTGGTATGCACTTGTTTTCGCACTTCTCTTGGAGTGGAAATGCTAGATCATAAGGTAGGGGTTTCTTTAgtttgtaaataaatacaatttccaGATCTTTCTAAAGAGGCATGACTTTGACACTCTCACCCATAGCTCATCAGCTCGGGTTGATCTGTGTCCTTATTGACGGCTTTATGGTTCCTTTCATCTTTATTAAGAATTGTAGCTCTTACAAAAGATTTCTCACTTGGTTTTTTACTGGAGTTTTCATTCAGCATTTTCAAGTTGACAGAAAGAACCTTTATCAATATGTCAGTATACCAACTATATCAATATATCAACTATATCAGTAGTGAAATCTAAACTTGTACATATTAGAAAATGAAgagttggctttttaaaaaaaaagagagacttacTTTCTTGGTAATAATGGCATTTGACTTTAACTTTGGCCACATTTTTTTGATATATCAGTATAAATACTATTACTAACATATAGGAATGGCATAGTATTTTAATTGGATAATCTTTAAGTCTTTGTGTGTGATTTCACAATCAAATCAAACAATTGAGAATCTGACTTCTGGCTTTTGGGGAGATGGTTTTACTCCCTTCTCCTGCATCCCTGACGTTGTtaacagagttttgttttgttttgttttgttttcccttacCTAGGATGCTTATCTTGAAGCATTTATTCTGAAAGTCTTTCCAGTAAAGTCTAATAATGGCTGTTGGGTGCAAGGTTCCCTTTTCTGCCACCTACGTCTAGTTTGTAGGTCATTTGTGTTTACTCTAAACtgctattttcttattttaaaagtatttattgttcaaaatgtattttgaacaATATGTTTTGTATGTAGGAGAAATGGCAAATGTGTTTGTAAATACTTTCAAGTAAAAGATGCTACTATGAAAACCCCTTGTCATTTCTTTTGAATGCAGTTAAACATTAGGTAAACACTGGATTTTATAGATGAAATACATAGGTATAGATACAGATGGAACAGAGAAGGCTGGGTATACTGACTTCATTACTAGCTGTGTAAGAGGTAGTAATAGAActgtgtgattttgttttattacttacATCTGTAGCATAATGTAGCATACCATTAAAGGACAATCTCCCTTTAGTGTTTATAAGGTTATTTTGAGACATAAGGTTTAGTTGCCATTCTTACATTCCAACCCCACCCTTGTAGCTCAGTAGACTAGAGGCGTGAAACCATTTCTGACAAAGGAGCCAATGACTCATCTCATGATACAGCATTCCtgtggggatggggtggtgggTGTGAGCAAGTGCCACTCCACAGCATTTTAGAAGACTTGCTTCctctgtttgttcctttgttacTTGTTTTGAATGACTACATGCAAACTATTTTAAGACTTCGTACAccagcgtggtggcacatgcctttaatcccagcacttgggaggcagaggcaggcggatttccgagttcgaggccagcttggtctacaaagtgagttccaggacaaccagggctataaagagaaaccctgtctcgaaaaacaaaaacaaaaacaaacaaacaaacaaacaaacaaaagattcgGTGTATTCTTTGGTTATTTGAAACACTAAACTACTTATTCTTAAACTGCTGTACAAAAACAGCAAATAGTTGTGTCTTTTAAATGCATCACATTATTTTACAAGAAATACTTTCCtcttctaaaaggaaaaatataaattatacggTAAAACACTTATGGTTTTATTTCGTGAAATATATTAAGTTAACTTGTAATGATTGATGTATTTAAACTGAATTCACAGGTTGACTAAAAGTCAAATGTGAAAGTTACAGGTTTTTTGAATTCTTAAAAAGAATAATGCAAAGCTTGGCTGGAGATGAAGTTCAGTGgcagagcttgcctagcatgcacttCATCCTTGGTTTAATCCCAGCCCAgtaaaaaatgcaaaacaaaacaacaacaagaaaaacacatttttatacttttatactaATTAGGTCTGCAAGGCTTGTTCATTCACTAATACTTAAAGTTAATCTAGTCCAATTATGAATATCACTgtgtctaatttcatttttagagCAAAAAAGTAATTTCTATTAACATTATATGTTCAGTGCATTAGATATGATAACATCAATAAGtttattcatatgtatttatatatatcacTTTATGTGATTTCTGTTCATATGCATAATGTGTGTCACATGGCTTCATGAAGACCATTCCTGATAATGCAGACTAGTGACAATGACTGTGCTAATCCTTTGCATGCAAAGAAACCTGCACCAGAGTCTTGATGACTATCAGAGGCCATtgtttggtggggggggggggtgaaccTGGCGTCAGCAGCCTGAGTGCAGTGTGCTTTGAGTGGAATCTGATTTGCTGGATGTAGAGCATATTAACTTCCTAGCTTCTGTCTTTTCATAGAGCTCCTTGGTTGATGTTTATAGTCAATTCTTGGTGGCATTAGAGACGCTGAAGGTGTTCTGGGATGTTATGGATGAAATTGATGAGAAGACCTGGGTGCTGGAACCAGAGAAACCTCCCCGGAGTGCAACAGCACGCAGGATTGCATTAGGTACAGAAGAAAGATGAGAGTGTTTTTAGGTGTCTagttttattctatattattaacaaaataaatttaacatgGCACTTAAAATCTTAGATGAAATTTCCTTGTGTAGATTCAACTATTGAAACTCTTGGGAATAAAACCTGATTTTTATTACTACATGGTTAATACAAATGTTTTAGATGGGAAGGGCTTAGGTGTTTGGTTTTAAAAGGTGACCAATGGAAGTAACATTCAGACAGTGGTTAATTAATGTTAATTAGCACAGAAATTGTGTTGCAGGTAATTCCAAATGAATGCTACTTAGAAGCCTGTGTTAGAAATTACAAAGTCTTTATCTTCTGTGGAAGCAAAGATCTGGCAGTCTTCTCTGATGAAATAAAGAGAGGGAGGACACTGAGTTGGGTCATGCCACTGAGAGCAATATGAGGCACCACGTGAGCCCTCATATGTGATGAGTACCTACTTTCTAATTACTAGAGGTGGCTGAAGAACAAGCATTACTGCTGTGTTGCTGCAGTGCCCCAGTCTCTGCCAGATGGTTTTCTTCatgaacaaacaaagcaaagcctgTGGTAGAGTGTAACCTTAAACTTTTAGATTTCCATCTAaacttttacatatttttatatatttctcacTACATTATGGTAATAGCTGCTTATAGTCTCCATTTATTATttacctctttattttattttattttattttattttatttttggcctTGTTAAAAGCTACTATATAGGATGTATTCCAGTAGACATTTTGAAACAATGATATGAATTGTACTAAAGTCAATGAACAACTTAACTTCTGTACTCTCTGTCCAGCCTAATAACTGGCAGATCTTGGGAGATTGATAACTGCAGCATTTTGCTAGTAACATGTTACCTTCCAGTTTGAGATGTCTATCAGTATTTAACTTAGAATAATTAACCAATTATAATGTATTTGTCAAGAAGTAGATGCTAAgactgaaaacattttctttagagaaatttcatgatttattatcatcatggctccattaaaataattattcccgaaccacattttctattaGTTTCCTTATTGTTCAGCTTAAACAGCCAAGTTTTAGACACATTCTGCATTTACTTTTagctcttcttcctgcctcaagcAATGATTTTCTGTAGGGCCAACCCTTGAGTGGGGAGATGTGCTCTTATAGCCATTGCCGAAGTGCTAGCACTTTCTGGTCGGTGGTAGCCAACAACGCCTGAGACTAATGGGAAGAGTGTGTTCTGTATTGACAAATGAAGTGGgcgatttttgtttttctcattgaaTGTCTATaccatatatttcttttttactttgacCAATTTTTGccagatttgtttatttaaatttattattgccAACATTAGCAAAAAACTTATAGAATTTATCATATCACTTTTGTTATAAACATAAGCTGAAATTGATCTTAACCATACTACATAACTTCATCAACTAGCTTTGTGGAattgtacatatataatacagTTAAACCTGTAAAAGAATCTAGTGCtaaataaagtcatttttcttagCTTCAGAAAGTGTTTGAGATATTAAGTAAGACAAGCATTTGTTTAATGTGAATTAAACATTTGTTATCTTTCAAAAAGCACAAATACAAAGTTTTTAGATAAGTTTTCTTAGATGTATCAATTTTTACCAGTTATAACACTATTTTTACATGACCATAATTATATGAAATATTAAGTTTGTAAAAAAGGGTTATAAAATAATTTAGCTCATTTCTTACATGTATGATTTCTATATGCTAAAGGCCTTTATAATGTCACTTAACATTTTTACTAAACGTTACTGGAACATAATTAGCAGCATACCAATTTAAGTTAATCATATGCATTTTGGACTTGTCTTTTGAAACTTGAGGTCCTTGAATCTTTAATGATAGTTGTAATTTCAAAAATGTGACTCAATGTTAAACAGTGTTGTTTTCTACACAACCCTAAAAATAATTTGCTAGTTTTTCATGAGATAAAATAGGTGGCCAGATCAGTGTGCATGGATTTGTATTGGCTTGCTTGACAAGCTCAAAGTCACATCTAaaagttttattctttctttcaggAAAGAATGTTTCCATAGCCATTGAGGTGGACCCCAGGCACCCTACCATGCTTCCTGAGTTTTGCTTTCTTGGAGCTGACCATGGTATGTCATCTTAAAGTTACAGATCTGGAACAGGTTCATAAAATCCTGTCtaacattttcaaatattccaaaatattaacattataattattttaaatacatttctcatTTTGAACTGTACACTTTCTTACAAAATAGGGAATTGAGATTTTAGGCCAAATAGCTAAACAAATGCTGTGGCAGTGGTtgttacaaaacaaaagcaatgaagcctaaattattaaaacttttttcttctttttaatatccACAGTGACAAAACCCCTGGGAATGAAGCTGAGTGGTAGCATTCATTTATGGTGGGTGCCTTGGCAATAGGACTGGGATTGTTGTATGGCTTAACAAACtttataggtttgtttgtttgtttttagggatCCAGAAAATAGTCTGTTACAAAATTTGAAAGATGTTTTAGAAATTGATTTCCCAGCTCGTACTATCTTGGAAGAATCTGTAAGTTTAATTATTAGCTTCAATAGTCTACATtatgttaataataaaatttaaatgcctCTCTCAGGAAAATaaggctgaaaaagaaaagaaattggtaGAATGTTGCAACACAGAGCTCTTAGTTACAAGTAACTGGCATCAATGGACTTGTTAACTGTCTGTTAGCTAGGTTCTTAAAGGGGTCTGTTCATGATCTTTAGCAGGGAAGTGGTTAATGACAGATACACTTAttaaaactacaaagaaaagaGACACTAATGAGATGTTTGGGGTTTTGTACTGTTTGCTATAGATGACTACAGTACAGTTTTAATTAGTTTGCTGTAAGTTTGTGAAGGACAGCGATAGTTTTTCAGAAGTGAGTAGCAGCATTGATACTGTAAAGATAACAGAGGCAGGGTTGGCTTTGGACTGAGCTACTGCCCTTAACACTAAGTAATGGAGAACATCTCCTTGTTCCCTTTGCTGCAGAACTGTGGCGATCTGGTGTTCACTAGCTCATGTCAGACTGTCTTTGTGTAGACACAGAAATGACTGTGAACATGGAAAAATGgctaaaacataaaaatcttgcCAGCCCAAAATGaaatctgtgtatatgtgagtacagaGGGAATATTGTGATGAGATTAGGTGTTATCCCTGCTTGTATGTTCCCAGTACACAAGCATACTTAAAACACAGATATAGAAACAAATATCATATTTGTTCTTCTTAACCTTGCTTATCCACATTCAACACAAACACTTTTCTTTTGAAGGACTTTAGCATGGACTGTGGAATCTGTTATGCCCGTCACCTGAATGGTGCCATTCCTGATCAAGTGTGTAATAATCCCCAGTGTGGACAGCCTTTCCATGAAATATGTCTGTATGAGGTAAAACTAGTAATTCTCTACACGGAAAATACAGCATTAAAATAATCTGTTTTCCTAAAGTATTTCTCTGGTTTGCCACAAACTCCTCTTACTGTTAATTTCACACACCCACAGGCTTCATGTCTTCATCTTGTAAACTATTGAGTGTGCCAGGGAGAAAAACAATCTAGAATATACTCATGAATAGCATACTGGCACATAATAAATATGTGGTAGGTATAACTGAAGTCTCCCTAAATGTCTGCTACCAGTATGCAAGTTCTCTAGTTGTGATGTGCCAGATGAGGAAGGCAGAAATGGGTAAGGCACTTAGTCAATAGGTAGTATGTGCTA
Above is a genomic segment from Mus caroli chromosome 11, CAROLI_EIJ_v1.1, whole genome shotgun sequence containing:
- the Fancl gene encoding E3 ubiquitin-protein ligase FANCL isoform X3, which gives rise to MKHSPDLMSFMMELKMILEVALKNKQELCVQPPSCSFCKDLLTEIGAIGWDKLACVESSFSTIKLKADDASGRKHLITVKLKAKYPVEPPDCVVDFPVPFSVSWTPQSSLVDVYSQFLVALETLKVFWDVMDEIDEKTWVLEPEKPPRSATARRIALGKNVSIAIEVDPRHPTMLPEFCFLGADHVTKPLGMKLSGSIHLWDPENSLLQNLKDVLEIDFPARTILEESDFSMDCGICYARHLNGAIPDQVCNNPQCGQPFHEICLYEWLRGLSTSRQSFNVFFGDCPYCSKPITLKMSGRKP
- the Fancl gene encoding E3 ubiquitin-protein ligase FANCL isoform X2 — translated: MERMKHSPDLMSFMMELKMILEVALKNKQELCVQPPSCSFCKDLLTEIGAIGWDKLACVESSFSTIKLKADDASGRKHLITVKLKAKYPVEPPDCVVDFPVPFSVSWTPQSSLVDVYSQFLVALETLKVFWDVMDEIDEKTWVLEPEKPPRSATARRIALGKNVSIAIEVDPRHPTMLPEFCFLGADHVTKPLGMKLSGSIHLWDPENSLLQNLKDVLEIDFPARTILEESDFSMDCGICYARHLNGAIPDQVCNNPQCGQPFHEICLYEWLRGLSTSRQSFNVFFGDCPYCSKPITLKMSGRKP